One Scomber scombrus chromosome 4, fScoSco1.1, whole genome shotgun sequence genomic region harbors:
- the LOC133979256 gene encoding transmembrane protein 132D has protein sequence MSLYCQIWRILQIIFVTIIAVLTQDLSSKELTDSKSPVPFPVFLPVNYEVRDADYLFLKEAGQDFMRNSSMQSHTQSFVILRVNRQPVVSASYGTMSTEQLVPLDLVQSVRLFNAPEVFTFNWKIQAFVLTPRVFSSKPKVRVIFYVAGRDWGRGEGAADELPCVTVYAFWQTQEVRGSCALGGERGTCMAELAPAPGWFAPGSEGTSRERQDPSTGNPVELYYQAQPKVNGKCNSPDGSRWGSSQQQAEYVPVTPMQRIGSVRLLQVPKGMATLSRLKLGNAIVIRTSSKPLKKTDIATFYILMASSAQLTNFTLRATVKKGVTFRTATPSNSLLWDITLDMGADGAIAVICQRKAPIPGKRLESSLLEVLQMDFEVEELSSPLDSQVIIWRLELPSTSKNVAKTEGAMRIYTTQRDFVGLAPLVMDTEILNTAVLTGKKVVMPVRTVAVEEDGLVTDVSDYTDCSSTDEDVLKVSDRCDYVFLNGKETKGKVKIMVNFTYSYLSAQLELNVWMPRLPLQIEVSDMELSQIKSWRVPILTSKRPGWNSEEDDRKGKGCMLQFQHALVRVLTHFMAEQADPRDPKVYFLGSDWQVDVTRLVRYFMKVEDPRVARIQAGRVLSGRDLGSTSIQVFSPLSDTILAKTTIKVVDDKVTITELGVQLVTGLSMTLQLSAGSNRAVLATTTTQEVLQSPKQEALVSTWVQFSDGSQTPLDIYDPAYYRVTVTSLDEGVVSVQGTPPTVVAEGEGEGVLVKVEMSICEACQKSKRKSTVAVGNGSLKVKFQLNSRQSNSTTSGINSSTVGTGSNKDKGSDYGNDGEVDSKRKQRKPSQDTPPRSPTSEREDSAMQKITTTIKSTERTFITSGSLGGVGKTSNSGNPSSPTSVVNISVMSSPSDSNKAYGSNNMIVEDMSSVSFTSTVKAPGNLVNYNNFPTKVEVPGEETVDIEIGGEEMLANRPLTDLEIGMYALLGVFCLAILVFLVNCISYVIKFRHKKPPSHGQEPTGHRHDWVWLGTDAELVMSVPGSPVQQDSQTTTTVIDIGPDKTASLSRRPSCLASVTDSPLSCVGSLRSKTMHTESLHSPTSKRKRVQFTTFSTLERQHSPHLPPRENGHGIHWVGKEDSCEEEPQVPNTEPGEHL, from the exons ATGAGCCTTTACTGCCAGATCTGGAGGATCTTACAGATAATATTTGTTACAATTATAGCAGTTCTCACACAAG ATCTGAGCAGTAAAGAGCTGACTGACAGTAAGAGCCCAGTGCCTTTCCCTGTCTTCTTGCCGGTCAACTATGAAGTGCGTGATGCTGATTACCTCTTCCTTAAGGAGGCCGGGCAGGATTTCATGAGGAACTCCAGCATGCAGAGTCACACACAGTCCTTTGTTATCTTAAGAGTCAATCGCCAGCCAGTTGTCAGCGCAAGCTATGGCACTATGTCCACAGAGCAGCTCGTGCCTCTTGATCTGGTCCAATCAGTGCGGCTCTTCAATGCTCCGGAGGTCTTCACCTTTAATTGGAAAATCCAGGCCTTTGTGCTGACCCCGCGGGTTTTCTCCTCCAAGCCCAAAGTGCGGGTGATCTTCTATGTAGCAGGGAGAGACTGGGGCAGAGGGGAAGGAGCTGCAGATGAGCTACCGTGTGTGACAGTGTATGCTTTCTGGCAAACGCAGGAGGTGAGGGGTTCTTGTGCACTGGGAGGCGAGAGGGGAACCTGCATGGCTGAGTTGGCTCCTGCGCCTGGCTGGTTTGCTCCTGGTTCAGAGGGCACCAGTAGGGAGAGGCAGGACCCATCTACTGGGAACCCTGTGGAGCTGTATTACCAGGCTCAGCCCAAAGTCAATGGGAAGTGTAATTCTCCGGATGGAAGCCGCTGGGGGAGCTCACAACAGCAGGCTGAATATGTTCCTGTCACTCCCATGCAGAGGATTGGCAGCGTACGTCTCCTTCAGGTGCCCAAAGGAATGGCAACCCTCTCTAGACTCAAGCTTGGCAATGCCATAGTCATTCGGACATCCTCCAAACCACTGAAGAAGACTGACATTGCCACCTTCTACATACTCATGGCCAGCTCTGCCCAGCTGACTAACTTCACTCTCAG AGCGACAGTAAAGAAAGGTGTGACCTTTCGAACAGCGACACCCAGTAACTCTTTACTGTGGGACATCACTCTGGATATGGGTGCAGATGGAGCCATTGCTGTTATTTGTCAGAGGAAGGCTCCTATACCTGGAAAAAG GCTTGAAAGCAGTCTGCTGGAGGTGCTTCAGATGGATTTTGAGGTTGAAGAGCTGAGCAGTCCTCTCGACAGTCAGGTGATCATATGGAGGCTCGAGCTCCCGTCCACATCCAAAAATGTTGCAAAGACTGAGGGAGCCATGAGGATCTATACCACTCAGAGAGACTTTGTTGGCTTGGCTCCTCTTGTGATG GACACAGAGATCCTTAACACAGCTGTACTGACTGGAAAGAAGGTGGTGATGCCTGTGAGGACAGTCGCTGTGGAGGAAGATGGTTTAGTGACTGATGTCTCTGACTACACAGACTGTAGCTCCACTGATGAGGATGTCCTCAAG GTGTCAGACAGATGCGACTATGTTTTCTTAAATGGCAAGGAGACAAAAGGCAAAGTGAAGATAATGGTGAACTTTACCTACAGCTACCTGAGTGCTCAACTCGAACTGAACGTGTGGATGCCCCGTCTCCCCCTCCAGATTGAGGTGTCAGACATGGAGCTGAGCCAGATCAAAAGTTGGAGGGTGCCTATACTAACATCCAAGAG ACCTGGCTGGAACAGTGAAGAAGATGACAGGAAGGGGAAGGGCTGCATGCTGCAATTTCAGCACGCTTTGGTGCGGGTGCTAACACACTTCATGGCGGAGCAAGCAGACCCTCGGGACCCCAAAGTCTATTTCCTAGGCTCTGATTGGCAGGTGGATGTCACAAGGCTGGTTCGATACTTCATGAAGGTGGAAGATCCCCGTGTGGCAAGGATACAGGCAGGAAGGGTACTATCAGGACGAGATCTTGGGAGCACCAGCATTCAG GTGTTTTCTCCACTTTCTGACACAATTCTGGCTAAGACAACTATCAAAGTTGTGGATGACAAAGTGACCATCACAGAGTTGGGGGTTCAGCTGGTTACGGGCCTCTCCATGACCCTGCAGCTCAGTGCAGGAAGCAACAGGGCTGTTCTAGCAACCACAACCACACAGGAGGTTCTGCAAAGCCCCAAACAG GAAGCGTTGGTCAGTACCTGGGTCCAGTTCAGTGACGGCAGCCAGACACCACTTGACATTTATGATCCAGCTTATTACCGTGTGACAGTGACATCTTTGGATGAGGGGGTGGTGTCAGTGCAAGGCACACCTCCGACTGTAGTGGCAGAGGGAGAGGGCGAAGGAGTTTTGGTGAAAGTAGAAATGTCCATCTGTGAGGCCTGCCAGAAGTCCAAACGCAAAAGCACTGTGGCTGTGGGCAACGGCAGCCTCAAGGTCAAGTTTCAGTTGAACAGCCGGCAGTCAAACAGCACTACCAGCGGTATCAACAGCAGCACTGTTGGCACCGGAAGCAATAAGGACAAAGGCAGTGACTATGGGAATGACGGAGAGGTGGACAGcaagaggaagcagaggaagCCATCCCAGGATACTCCACCACGTAGCCCAACCTCAGAAAGAGAGGACAGCGCCATGCAGAAGATCACAACTACAATCAAATCCACAGAAAGAACCTTCATAACCAGCGGCAGCCTCGGGGGAGTGGGTAAGACGAGCAATTCCGGAAATCCCAGCAGTCCTACCAGCGTGGTCAATATCAGTGTAATGAGTAGCCCAAGTGACAGCAACAAAGCGTATGGCTCAAACAATATGATAGTGGAGGATATGAGCAGCGTTAGCTTCACGAGTACTGTGAAGGCCCCTGGTAACCTGGTAAACTACAACAACTTCCCCACCAAGGTTGAGGTTCCTGGAGAGGAAACAGTGGACATAGAGATTGGTGGTGAGGAAATGTTGGCCAACAGGCCTCTCACAGACTTAGAGATTGGCATGTACGCTCTGTTGGGGGTCTTCTGCCTGGCCATCCTGGTGTTTTTAGTAAACTGTATCTCATATGTTATTAAGTTCAGACATAAGAAGCCTCCTTCTCATGGACAGGAGCCCACAGGGCACAGGCATGACTGGGTGTGGCTAGGAACAGATGCTGAGCTGGTGATGAGTGTGCCAGGCAGCCCTGTCCAGCAAGACTCCCAGACTACAACCACCGTGATTGACATTGGGCCTGATAAAACTGCATCTCTGTCCAGAAGGCCAAGTTGCCTAGCCTCTGTTACAGACTCTCCCCTTAGCTGTGTGGGGTCCCTTAGGAGCAAAACTATGCACACCGAGTCCCTCCACTCACCCACcagtaagagaaagagagtccAGTTCACCACCTTTTCCACACTGGAGCGCCAGCATTCACCACATCTCCCTCCCAGGGAGAACGGCCATGGCATCCACTGGGTTGGGAAAGAGGACAGCTGTGAGGAGGAACCCCAAGTGCCCAACACAGAGCCTGGGGAACACTTATAA